From a single Nocardioides panacis genomic region:
- a CDS encoding 6-pyruvoyl trahydropterin synthase family protein, producing MTVRDHMMVAHSLRGEVFGPAQQLHGATFVVDVTFRRARLDADGIVVDIGRAAEELHAVVGALSYGNLDEDPSLAGLNTTTEVLAQVVADRLADRVRQGALGLDADELAAIAVTLHESPVAWASYERAP from the coding sequence GTGACGGTCCGCGACCACATGATGGTCGCCCACAGCCTGCGCGGCGAGGTGTTCGGCCCGGCGCAGCAGCTGCACGGGGCCACGTTCGTGGTGGACGTGACGTTCCGCCGCGCGCGGCTGGACGCCGACGGGATAGTCGTCGACATCGGGCGGGCGGCCGAGGAGCTGCACGCCGTCGTCGGCGCGCTGTCCTACGGCAACCTCGACGAGGACCCGTCGCTGGCCGGGCTGAACACCACCACCGAGGTGCTCGCGCAGGTCGTCGCGGACCGGCTGGCCGACCGGGTCCGGCAGGGCGCCCTCGGCCTCGACGCCGACGAGCTCGCCGCGATCGCGGTGACGCTGCACGAGTCGCCCGTCGCGTGGGCCAGCTACGAGCGGGCACCGTGA
- a CDS encoding zinc-dependent alcohol dehydrogenase — METEAQAFWVSGPGAGEIRRVRLPRPGAGEALVRTLRSGVSRGTESLVFRGGVPVSQHAVMRAPFQDGDFPGPVKYGYLSVGVVEEGPAALRGRTVFCLYPHQTAYVVPVDALTLVPDGVPTARAVLAGAVETAVNALWDAAPLLGDRVAVVGAGMVGCCVARLLAQVPGVEVTLVDVDAGRAPVAAALGASFAEPDAAPGGRDLVVHTTATSAGLQLSLDLLAPEAEVLELSWYGDAETTVSLGGSFHSGRLAVRASQVGTVAAARRGRRTTRERLALALDLLRDPAYDVLLTGESRFEELPEVMPRLATGDLPALCHSLTYGTGAVPCSA, encoded by the coding sequence ATGGAGACTGAGGCGCAGGCGTTCTGGGTGAGCGGCCCCGGTGCCGGCGAGATCCGCCGCGTCCGGCTGCCGCGGCCGGGCGCGGGCGAGGCGCTGGTGCGCACCCTGCGGTCCGGGGTGAGCCGCGGCACCGAGTCGCTGGTGTTCCGCGGCGGGGTGCCGGTCAGCCAGCACGCGGTGATGCGGGCGCCGTTCCAGGACGGCGACTTCCCGGGACCGGTCAAGTACGGCTACCTCAGCGTCGGAGTCGTGGAGGAGGGACCGGCCGCGCTGCGGGGACGGACGGTGTTCTGCCTCTACCCGCACCAGACGGCGTACGTCGTCCCCGTCGACGCGCTCACGCTGGTCCCCGACGGGGTGCCGACCGCCCGGGCGGTGCTCGCCGGGGCCGTCGAGACCGCCGTGAACGCCCTGTGGGACGCCGCTCCCCTCCTCGGCGACCGGGTCGCCGTGGTCGGGGCCGGCATGGTCGGCTGCTGCGTCGCCCGGCTGCTCGCGCAGGTCCCCGGCGTCGAGGTGACGCTCGTCGACGTGGACGCCGGCCGGGCGCCCGTCGCGGCCGCGCTGGGCGCGTCGTTCGCGGAGCCCGACGCCGCGCCCGGGGGCCGCGACCTGGTGGTGCACACCACCGCCACGTCCGCGGGGCTGCAGCTGTCCCTCGACCTGCTGGCGCCGGAGGCGGAGGTGCTCGAGCTGAGCTGGTACGGCGACGCGGAGACCACCGTGTCGCTGGGCGGCTCGTTCCACTCGGGGCGGCTGGCGGTGCGGGCCAGCCAGGTGGGCACCGTCGCGGCGGCGCGCCGCGGCCGCCGGACCACCCGCGAGCGGCTCGCCCTCGCCCTGGACCTGCTGCGCGACCCGGCGTACGACGTCCTGCTGACCGGCGAGTCCCGGTTCGAGGAGCTGCCGGAGGTGATGCCGCGACTCGCCACCGGCGACCTGCCGGCGCTGTGCCACTCACTCACCTACGGGACGGGGGCGGTGCCGTGTTCAGCGTGA
- a CDS encoding CDP-alcohol phosphatidyltransferase family protein: MNGGRVPMVQRGPMLGLLAQLSVLAGLAATVGLGAPGWAVGLACGSVTAGALTVALPAHGLDRLGPADRVTLTRAVLVGGVAALVAAHPAPVALLVGLAAVALVLDRVDGEVARRTGSVSGFGAAFDMEVDAFLVLVLSVYVARTAGAWVLLIGLARYALWVAGRFAPWLREPVPTRPWAKVVAAVQGGGADRGRGRPAPRRGGGDRSRAGPGPAHRVLRPPGPLAPAAPGACPGPGRGADVRAAGRTATGVLTGLALALVWVALVVPDQLALLTPSAAVRIPLEVVLLGLLVLVVPWRAARVVLVLLGVLLGLLTVVKVLDMGFYASLNRPFDSVIDWRYLGSAVGLVDDSVGRPAAVAAVVLAALAVLALLVVMPLALLRLARVATRHRQGTLRGVVALGTAWVLCAVLGVHAAQGADVASTSTSTYAIGQVRRIPSELRDQRAFARAAQADPLRRTPGSRLLTGLRGKDVLFVFVESYGRVAVQDSSMAPGVDRVLADGTRRLDAAGFGSRSAFLTSPTFGAISWLAHSTLQSGLWVDSQQRYDALVTSPRFTLSQAFGRAGWRTVSDVPADTHDWPQGAFYHYDRLYDSRNVGYRGPRFGYPTMPDQYTLDAFHRLELARQHRRPVMAEIDLISSHAPWSRTPHLIDQAAVGDGSVFDGMPETLPSETQVWRSPERVRAAYGQSIEYSLSAIVSYLEHYGDDRTVLVFLGDHQPAPVVSGAGADHDVPVTVVAKDPAVLHRIDSWHWQPGLHPSPAAPVWRMDAFRDRFLSAFGP; encoded by the coding sequence ATGAACGGAGGCCGGGTGCCGATGGTTCAACGTGGTCCGATGCTCGGCCTGCTCGCGCAGCTGTCCGTGCTGGCCGGGCTCGCCGCGACGGTCGGGCTCGGCGCCCCCGGCTGGGCGGTCGGCCTGGCCTGCGGCTCCGTCACGGCGGGCGCCCTGACGGTGGCGCTGCCCGCCCATGGTCTGGACCGGTTGGGCCCGGCGGACCGGGTCACGCTGACCCGCGCCGTGCTCGTCGGCGGGGTCGCCGCGCTGGTGGCCGCCCACCCGGCGCCGGTGGCGCTGCTCGTCGGGCTGGCCGCGGTGGCGCTGGTGCTCGACCGGGTGGACGGCGAGGTGGCGCGGCGCACCGGATCGGTCTCCGGGTTCGGTGCGGCGTTCGACATGGAGGTCGACGCGTTCCTGGTCCTCGTGCTCAGCGTGTACGTCGCCCGCACCGCCGGGGCGTGGGTCCTGCTGATCGGTCTCGCGCGCTACGCGCTCTGGGTCGCGGGGCGGTTCGCGCCATGGCTGCGGGAGCCGGTGCCGACCCGGCCGTGGGCCAAGGTGGTCGCCGCCGTCCAGGGGGGTGGTGCTGACCGCGGTCGCGGCCGACCTGCTCCCCGCCGCGGTGGAGGTGACCGCTCTCGTGCTGGCCCTGGTCCTGCTCACCGAGTCCTTCGCCCACCAGGTCCTCTGGCTCCGGCGGCACCGGGTGCCTGCCCCGGTCCGGGTCGGGGTGCCGACGTGAGGGCCGCCGGCCGGACAGCGACGGGGGTGCTGACCGGCCTGGCCCTCGCGCTGGTGTGGGTCGCGCTCGTGGTGCCGGACCAGCTCGCGCTGCTCACCCCGTCGGCGGCCGTGCGGATCCCGCTCGAGGTCGTGCTGCTCGGCCTGCTGGTGCTGGTCGTGCCCTGGCGGGCCGCCCGGGTCGTGCTGGTGCTGCTCGGGGTGCTGCTCGGCCTGCTGACCGTGGTCAAGGTGCTCGACATGGGGTTCTACGCGAGCCTCAACCGCCCCTTCGACTCGGTGATCGACTGGCGCTACCTGGGCTCGGCCGTCGGGCTGGTCGACGACTCCGTGGGCCGGCCGGCCGCGGTCGCCGCGGTGGTCCTCGCGGCGCTGGCCGTGCTGGCGCTGCTGGTGGTGATGCCGCTGGCGCTGCTGCGACTGGCGCGGGTCGCCACCCGGCACCGGCAGGGCACGCTGCGCGGCGTCGTCGCGCTCGGCACCGCCTGGGTGCTCTGCGCGGTGCTCGGCGTGCACGCGGCGCAGGGCGCGGACGTCGCGTCGACCAGCACGTCGACGTACGCCATCGGCCAGGTGCGCCGGATCCCCTCGGAGCTCCGCGACCAGCGGGCCTTCGCCCGGGCGGCGCAGGCCGACCCTCTGCGCCGCACGCCGGGAAGCCGGCTGCTGACCGGGCTCCGCGGCAAGGACGTGCTGTTCGTGTTCGTGGAGAGCTACGGCCGGGTCGCGGTCCAGGACTCCTCGATGGCGCCCGGCGTGGACCGGGTGCTGGCCGACGGCACCCGGCGGCTGGACGCCGCGGGCTTCGGGTCGCGCAGCGCCTTCCTCACCTCCCCGACGTTCGGCGCGATCAGCTGGCTGGCGCACTCCACGCTGCAGTCCGGGCTCTGGGTCGACAGCCAGCAGCGGTACGACGCGCTGGTCACCAGCCCGCGCTTCACGCTCAGCCAGGCCTTCGGGCGGGCCGGCTGGCGCACCGTGAGCGACGTGCCGGCCGACACCCACGACTGGCCGCAGGGCGCGTTCTACCACTACGACCGGCTCTACGACTCGCGCAACGTCGGCTACCGCGGGCCCCGGTTCGGCTACCCGACGATGCCCGACCAGTACACCCTGGACGCGTTCCACCGTCTCGAGCTCGCCCGGCAGCACCGGCGGCCGGTGATGGCCGAGATCGACCTGATCAGCAGCCACGCCCCGTGGTCCCGGACCCCGCACCTGATCGACCAGGCCGCGGTCGGGGACGGGTCGGTGTTCGACGGGATGCCCGAGACGCTGCCCTCCGAGACGCAGGTCTGGCGGTCGCCGGAGCGGGTGCGGGCGGCCTACGGGCAGTCGATCGAGTACTCCCTGTCGGCGATCGTGTCCTACCTCGAGCACTACGGCGACGACCGGACGGTGCTCGTGTTCCTCGGCGACCACCAGCCGGCCCCGGTGGTCTCCGGGGCCGGTGCCGACCACGACGTGCCGGTGACCGTGGTGGCCAAGGACCCCGCGGTGCTGCACCGGATCGACTCCTGGCACTGGCAGCCCGGACTGCACCCGTCGCCGGCCGCCCCGGTGTGGCGGATGGACGCGTTCCGGGACCGGTTCCTCTCCGCGTTCGGGCCGTGA
- a CDS encoding sigma-70 family RNA polymerase sigma factor produces the protein MADHEVALMQQLHDEHAAALWGYCLSLTGHDRARAEDVTQETLLRAWRNRAVLDRPGSAVRAWLFTVARNIVIDEWRTRRSQSELTVAEVPERADDGDRTDRLLLSWVVDDALTRLSEEHRAVLLECYYRGMPVAEAARHLGVPEGTVKSRTHYALRALRLALEEMGVTA, from the coding sequence ATGGCAGACCACGAGGTCGCACTCATGCAGCAGCTGCACGACGAGCACGCCGCTGCGCTGTGGGGCTACTGCCTGAGCCTGACCGGCCACGACCGGGCCCGCGCCGAGGACGTCACGCAGGAGACCCTGCTGCGCGCCTGGCGCAACCGTGCCGTGCTCGACCGGCCCGGGTCCGCGGTCCGTGCCTGGCTGTTCACCGTCGCCCGCAACATCGTCATCGACGAGTGGCGGACCCGCCGCTCGCAGTCCGAGCTGACCGTGGCCGAGGTCCCCGAGCGGGCCGACGACGGCGACCGCACCGACCGGCTGCTGCTGTCCTGGGTGGTCGACGACGCGCTCACCCGGCTCTCGGAGGAGCACCGCGCGGTGCTGCTCGAGTGCTACTACCGGGGGATGCCGGTCGCCGAGGCAGCCCGTCACCTCGGGGTGCCGGAGGGCACAGTGAAGTCCCGCACGCACTACGCGCTGCGGGCGCTGAGGCTGGCGCTGGAGGAGATGGGGGTGACCGCATGA
- a CDS encoding anti-sigma factor family protein → MSCEFAHQDGSYVLGALSSSERMAFEHHLAACPDCARAVRRLAGLPGLLARVDGSVLEGAPVAEPVPGTLLPRLVADVRRTRHRRTVLTGAVAAAALVVAGVVPVVVAEALSHDRPSAAAPAVTGSPAPGTPMVPLGGAPVRATIALDPVAWGTRLDLACTYEPRADQYELPAVATYVLVVRTRDGRTEQVGTWRSIGGRTMRLTAATSVRRSQIASVEVRTTSGRRVLQLTA, encoded by the coding sequence ATGAGCTGCGAGTTCGCGCACCAGGACGGCTCCTACGTCCTGGGCGCCCTGTCCTCGAGCGAGCGGATGGCGTTCGAGCACCACCTGGCGGCCTGCCCCGACTGCGCCCGGGCGGTGCGCCGGCTGGCCGGGCTCCCCGGGCTGCTGGCGCGGGTCGACGGGTCGGTGCTGGAGGGCGCGCCCGTCGCCGAGCCGGTGCCCGGGACGCTGCTGCCCCGGCTGGTCGCGGACGTACGACGGACCCGGCACCGCCGCACCGTGCTCACCGGAGCCGTCGCGGCCGCTGCGCTGGTGGTCGCCGGCGTCGTGCCGGTCGTGGTCGCCGAGGCGCTGTCGCACGACCGGCCCTCGGCGGCGGCACCGGCCGTCACCGGCAGCCCGGCACCCGGCACCCCCATGGTGCCGCTGGGCGGCGCGCCGGTGCGGGCCACGATCGCCCTCGACCCCGTCGCGTGGGGGACCCGGCTGGACCTGGCCTGCACCTACGAGCCGCGTGCCGACCAGTACGAGCTGCCGGCCGTGGCGACGTACGTCCTGGTCGTGCGCACCCGCGACGGCCGCACCGAGCAGGTCGGCACCTGGCGGTCGATCGGCGGCCGGACGATGCGGCTCACCGCCGCCACCTCGGTGCGGCGCTCGCAGATCGCCTCAGTGGAGGTGCGCACCACGAGCGGCAGACGGGTGCTGCAGCTGACCGCGTGA
- a CDS encoding matrixin family metalloprotease: MSITRTVMAALTVLAALTSQAPLDAASHGTVVVASSSVDLARYGSPAVPRTASARRAATRYSFLNTDDLGRPARWNPCKPITWRYNPARQRGASDLRDVRASVARLAAATGLRYVYAGTTSDQPYRPQKGNSTDEDLLIGWGNQATLPDLAGSVAGYGGTTTRYQISADGVRGPQEIVSAQLVLDHDGAALAPGLGHGYSLGALVLHELGHTAGLGHSAFAGDVMYPNVNGAFTGGYAAGDLAGLRLLGATNGCFASPLR; this comes from the coding sequence ATGAGCATCACGCGTACGGTCATGGCCGCACTCACCGTCCTCGCGGCGCTGACGTCGCAGGCCCCGCTCGACGCCGCGTCCCACGGCACAGTGGTGGTCGCCTCCTCCTCGGTCGACCTGGCCCGCTACGGGAGCCCGGCCGTGCCGCGGACCGCGAGCGCGCGGCGTGCGGCGACCCGGTACAGCTTCCTGAACACCGACGACCTGGGGCGCCCGGCCCGCTGGAACCCCTGCAAGCCGATCACCTGGCGCTACAACCCGGCCCGGCAGCGCGGGGCCAGCGACCTGCGTGACGTCCGGGCGAGCGTCGCCCGGCTGGCCGCGGCCACCGGGCTCCGGTACGTGTACGCCGGCACCACCAGCGACCAGCCCTACCGCCCGCAGAAGGGCAACAGCACCGACGAGGACCTGCTGATCGGCTGGGGCAACCAGGCCACCCTCCCGGACCTGGCCGGCTCGGTGGCCGGGTACGGCGGCACCACCACGCGCTACCAGATCAGCGCGGACGGCGTCCGGGGGCCGCAGGAGATCGTGTCGGCGCAGTTGGTGCTGGACCACGACGGTGCGGCGCTGGCGCCGGGCCTGGGTCACGGGTACTCCCTGGGCGCACTGGTCCTGCACGAGCTCGGTCACACCGCCGGCCTGGGGCACAGCGCCTTCGCAGGCGACGTGATGTACCCAAACGTCAACGGGGCGTTCACCGGCGGCTACGCCGCCGGCGACCTGGCCGGCCTGCGGCTGCTCGGTGCGACGAACGGGTGCTTCGCCTCGCCGCTGCGCTAG
- a CDS encoding alpha-glucosidase has protein sequence MNPDARSADWWKSAVVYQIYPRSFLDSNGDGIGDIPGITSKLDYLADLGIDVLWLSPVYSSPMDDNGYDISNYEDVDPLFGSLTDLDDLIAGAHERGIKLVMDLVVNHTSDEHTWFQESRDPASPKADWYWWRPPREGFEGGTEGAEPNNWASVFSGSAWQYDERRGEYFLHVFSKKQPDLNWENPEVRDAVYAMMRRWVERGVDGFRMDVINLISKDPSLPDGTRQPGKKYASSEGAVANGPRLHEFLAEMNREVGLSAQNLLTVGEMPGSTIELAREVTDPARDELNMVFTFEHVGLDEQTGLGKWALLDLELPVLKSNLAEWQRGLADVGWNSLYLDNHDQPRAVSRFGDDSPEHRVSSAKTLATVLHLHRGTPYVYQGEELGMTNSYFTSIEQYQDLEAINWYREELEAGRDSADLLRSLAAKGRDNARTPMHWDDSEHAGFTTGEPWLPAHPNKDHINAAAAVADEDSVFHHFRRLIALRHADPVVVDGTFDLLLPEDEQLWVFTRTLGDDVRLVLANCSSEPAKVEASDVPDLAAATLLLGTHEGDGLELAPWESRIYAL, from the coding sequence ATGAATCCTGATGCCCGTTCGGCCGACTGGTGGAAGTCGGCAGTCGTCTACCAGATCTACCCCCGCTCGTTCCTGGACAGCAACGGGGACGGGATCGGGGACATCCCCGGGATCACCTCGAAGCTCGACTACCTCGCCGACCTCGGCATCGACGTGCTCTGGCTCTCGCCGGTCTACTCCTCGCCGATGGACGACAACGGCTACGACATCAGCAACTACGAGGACGTCGACCCGCTGTTCGGGTCGCTGACCGACCTCGACGACCTGATCGCCGGCGCCCACGAGCGCGGCATCAAGCTGGTGATGGACCTGGTCGTGAACCACACCTCCGACGAGCACACCTGGTTCCAGGAGTCCCGCGACCCCGCATCGCCGAAGGCCGACTGGTACTGGTGGCGGCCGCCGCGCGAGGGCTTCGAGGGCGGCACCGAGGGGGCCGAGCCGAACAACTGGGCGTCGGTCTTCTCCGGGTCCGCCTGGCAGTACGACGAGCGGCGCGGGGAGTACTTCCTGCACGTCTTCAGCAAGAAGCAGCCCGACCTCAACTGGGAGAACCCCGAGGTCCGCGACGCGGTCTACGCGATGATGCGCCGCTGGGTCGAGCGCGGCGTCGACGGCTTCCGGATGGACGTCATCAACCTGATCTCCAAGGACCCGTCGCTGCCGGACGGCACGAGGCAGCCCGGCAAGAAGTACGCCTCGAGCGAGGGGGCGGTGGCCAACGGTCCGCGGCTGCACGAGTTCCTCGCCGAGATGAACCGCGAGGTGGGGCTCTCGGCGCAGAACCTGCTCACGGTCGGGGAGATGCCGGGCAGCACCATCGAGCTGGCCCGCGAGGTCACCGACCCGGCGCGCGACGAGCTCAACATGGTCTTCACCTTCGAGCACGTCGGGCTCGACGAGCAGACCGGGCTCGGCAAGTGGGCGCTGCTGGACCTCGAGCTCCCGGTCCTGAAGTCCAACCTCGCCGAGTGGCAGCGCGGCCTGGCCGACGTGGGCTGGAACTCCCTCTACCTCGACAACCACGACCAGCCGCGGGCGGTCTCGCGGTTCGGCGACGACAGCCCGGAGCACCGGGTCTCCTCGGCCAAGACGCTGGCGACGGTGCTGCACCTGCACCGCGGCACGCCCTACGTCTACCAGGGCGAGGAGCTCGGGATGACGAACAGCTACTTCACCAGCATCGAGCAGTACCAGGACCTCGAGGCGATCAACTGGTACCGCGAGGAGCTCGAGGCGGGCCGCGACAGCGCGGACCTGCTCCGGTCCCTGGCCGCCAAGGGTCGCGACAACGCGCGCACCCCGATGCACTGGGACGACTCCGAGCACGCCGGCTTCACGACCGGCGAGCCGTGGCTCCCCGCGCACCCCAACAAGGACCACATCAACGCCGCCGCGGCGGTGGCCGACGAGGACTCGGTCTTCCACCACTTCCGCAGGCTCATCGCGCTGCGGCACGCCGACCCGGTCGTGGTCGACGGCACCTTCGACCTGCTGCTGCCCGAGGACGAGCAGCTGTGGGTGTTCACCCGGACCCTCGGCGACGACGTCCGCCTGGTGCTGGCGAACTGCTCCTCGGAGCCCGCGAAGGTCGAGGCGTCCGACGTACCCGACCTCGCGGCGGCGACCCTGCTGCTGGGCACGCACGAGGGGGACGGGCTCGAGCTGGCGCCCTGGGAGTCGCGGATCTACGCGCTGTGA
- a CDS encoding LCP family protein, giving the protein MRSKHRVLKTVALSLAVVLVVVLTGGFFVYRHLNNNITGIDITDALGTDRPAAVKKETPQQPLNILLLGSDTREGQTGHIGGDTPGLSDTTILLHISGDRKLAYGVSLPRDAMVERPTCERKDGNGTDPGGLSMFNAAYAVGGPACTIKTVEKLTNVRINHFVVIDFNGFRKMVDALGGVEVCVPKEVNDTTGHITLPAGTYNVKGQRALDYVRVRHVISDNGDIGRMKRQQTFLASMANKAVSAGTLANPVRLVRFLDAATKSLTTDTGLSSLQKLGGLAKSLQGVGLDQVQFLTVPFESYEPDPNRLQWAPGADRLWYRIRNDMPINKRFASEVTTAAKDPSASASPKPGASSTPSPSADPSTDEAAAAKAAENGLCA; this is encoded by the coding sequence GTGCGCTCCAAGCACCGCGTCCTCAAGACCGTGGCCCTTTCCTTGGCCGTGGTCCTGGTCGTGGTCCTCACCGGCGGGTTCTTCGTCTACCGGCACCTGAACAACAACATCACCGGCATCGACATCACCGACGCGCTCGGCACCGACCGCCCTGCCGCGGTGAAGAAGGAGACCCCGCAGCAGCCGCTGAACATCCTGCTGCTCGGCTCCGACACCCGCGAGGGGCAGACCGGCCACATCGGCGGCGACACCCCCGGGCTGTCCGACACCACGATCCTGCTGCACATCTCCGGGGACCGGAAGCTGGCGTACGGCGTGAGCCTGCCCCGCGACGCGATGGTCGAGCGACCCACGTGCGAGCGCAAGGACGGCAACGGCACCGACCCCGGCGGCCTGAGCATGTTCAACGCGGCGTACGCCGTGGGCGGCCCGGCCTGCACGATCAAGACGGTCGAGAAGCTCACGAACGTGCGGATCAACCACTTCGTGGTCATCGACTTCAACGGCTTCCGCAAGATGGTCGACGCCCTCGGCGGTGTCGAGGTCTGCGTGCCCAAGGAGGTCAACGACACCACCGGGCACATCACGCTGCCGGCCGGCACCTACAACGTGAAGGGCCAGCGGGCGCTCGACTACGTCCGGGTCCGGCACGTCATCTCCGACAACGGGGACATCGGACGGATGAAGCGCCAGCAGACCTTCCTCGCCTCGATGGCGAACAAGGCGGTCTCCGCCGGCACGCTGGCCAACCCGGTGCGGCTCGTGCGCTTCCTCGACGCGGCCACCAAGTCGTTGACCACCGACACGGGGCTGTCCAGCCTGCAGAAGCTCGGTGGCCTCGCCAAGTCGCTCCAGGGCGTCGGCCTCGACCAGGTCCAGTTCCTCACCGTGCCGTTCGAGTCCTACGAGCCGGACCCGAACCGGCTGCAGTGGGCGCCCGGCGCCGACCGGCTCTGGTACCGCATCCGCAACGACATGCCGATCAACAAGCGGTTCGCCTCCGAGGTGACCACCGCCGCCAAGGACCCGTCGGCGTCGGCGTCGCCGAAGCCGGGTGCGAGCAGCACGCCCAGCCCGAGCGCCGACCCCTCCACCGACGAGGCAGCCGCCGCCAAGGCCGCCGAGAACGGGCTCTGCGCCTAG